GGGTTCTACGAGGACATCTTCGCGGCGCTCCGCATCCCGTACGACCCCATCCAGTGGGCGACCGACATCAACGTCGACCTCTCCGAGCGGGTCTCCAAGACCAGCCGCGTGCAGGAGCTCATCAACTCCTACCGCGTGCGCGGCCACCTCATGGCCGACTGCGACCCGCTCGAGTACCAGCAGCGCACCCACCCGGACCTCGAGATCACCAACCACGGGCTCACCTTCTGGGACCTCGACCGCGAGTTCGTCACGGACGGGTTCGGCGGCCGCCGCCAGGCGCTCCTGCGCGAGATCCTCGGCATCCTGCGCGACTCGTACTGCCGCACGATCGGCATCGAGTACATGCACATCCAGCAGCCCGACGAGCGCCGCTGGATCCAGGGCAAGGTCGAGCAGCCCTACGCGAAGCCCACGCACGACGAGCAGATGCGCATCCTCTCGAAGCTCAACGAGTCCGAGGCCTTCGAGACCTTCCTGCAGACGAAGTACGTCGGGCAGAAGCGCTTCAGCCTCGAGGGCGGCGAGTCCACGATCTCGCTCCTCGACACGCTGCTCCAGGGCGCGGCCGACCACGGACTCGACGAGGTCGCGATCGGCATGGCCCACCGCGGCCGCCTCAACGTGCTCACCAACATCGCGGGCAAGAGCTACGGCCAGATCTTCCGCGAGTTCGAGGGCACGCAGGACCCGCGCACGGTCCAGGGCTCGGGCGACGTCAAGTACCACCTCGGCACCGAGGGCACCTTCCGGGGCGTCCACGGCGAGGAGATGCCCGTGTACCTCGCGGCGAACCCGTCGCACCTCGAGGCCGTCAACGGCGTGCTCGAGGGCATCGTCCGCGCGAAGCAGGACCGGAAGCCCATCGGGACCTACTCCGTCCTGCCGATCCTCGTGCACGGCGACGCGTCCATGGCCGGACAGGGCGTCGTGTTCGAGACGCTCCAGCTCTCGCAGCTGCGCGCCTACCGCACCGGCGGCACGGTCCACATCGTGATCAACAACCAGGTCGGCTTCACCACCCCGCCGTCGGAGTCCCGCTCGTCGGTGTACTCCACCGACGTGGCGAAGAGCATCCAGGCGCCGATCTTCCACGTCAACGGCGACGACCCCGAGGCCGTCGCGCGCGTCGCGCACCTGGCCTTCGAGTTCCGCCAGGAGTTCAAGAAGGACGTCGTCATCGACCTCGTCTGCTACCGCCGTCGCGGCCACAACGAGGGCGACGACCCGTCGATGACGCAGCCCCTCATGTACAACCTCATCGAGGCGAAGCGCTCCGTGCGGAAGCTGTACACGGAGGCGCTCGTCGGCCGCGGGGACATCACGCAGGAGGAGTACGACGGGGCGCAGAAGGACTTCCAGGACCGCCTGGAGCGCGCCTTCGCCGAGACGCACGCCGCGCAGACCTCGTCGATCCCCATCCAGACGGACGACGACGGGGCGGTGTCCGACCTCGAGCGCCCCGACTCCCAGCAGGACGACGGCCACGGCGAGCCCGAGACGACCGGCGTGTCCGAGTCCGTCATCCAGGCGATCGGCGACGCGCACGACAACCCGCCGCAGGGCTTCTCGGTCCACCCGAAGCTGCAGGCGCTCATGCGCAAGCGGCTGGAGATGAGCCGGAGCGGATCCATCGACTGGGCCTTCGGCGAGCTCCTCGCCATCGGCTCGCTGCTGCTGGAGAACACCCCCGTCCGCCTCGCCGGGCAGGACTCGCGCCGCGGCACGTTCGTGCAGCGCCACGCGGTCCTGCACGACCGGGACAACGGCCAGGAGTGGCTGCCACTCGCGAACCTCAGCGACCGCCAGGCGCGGTTCTGGATCTACGACACGCTGCTCAGCGAGTACGCGGCGATGGGCTTCGAGTACGGGTACTCCGTAGAGCGGCCCGACGCGCTGGTGCTCTGGGAGGCCCAGTTCGGCGACTTCGCGAACGGCGCGCAGATCGTCATCGACGAGTTCATCTCCTCGGCCGAGCAGAAGTGGGGCCAGCGCTCGAGCGTCGTGCTGCTGCTGCCGCACGGCTACGAGGGCCAGGGACCCGACCACTCGTCGGCGCGCATCGAGCGCTTCCTGCAGCTGTGCGCGGAGCAGAACATGACCGTCGCCCGGCCGTCGACGCCCGCGTCGTACTTCCACCTGCTGCGCCGCCAGGCGTACTCGCGCCCCCGCCGCCCGCTCGTGGTCTTCACGCCGAAGGCCATGCTGCGGCTGCGAGGCGCGACGAGCGACGTCGAGGCCTTCACCTCGGGCCGCTTCGAGCCGGTGATCGACGACGTCCGCATCCAGGACCGCGGCGCCGTCCGCCGCGTGCTCCTGCACTCGGGCAAGGTGCACTACGACCTGCTCGGCGAGCTGGAGAAGCGCCAGGACTCGTCCGTCGCGCTCGTGCGGCTCGAGCAGTTCTACCCGTTCCCCGAGGAGCAGGTGCGCCGCGTCGTCGCGTCCTACCCGGACGCCGAGGTGGTCTGGGTGCAGGACGAGCCCGAGAACCAGGGCGCCTGGCCGTTCGTGCACGTCGAGCTCAGCCGGGTCCTGCCCGACCGTCCCGTGCGCGTCGTGTCGCGCCCGGCCGCGGCCTCGCCCGCCGCGGGCTCGAGCAAGCGCCACGCGACCGAGCAGGCGGACCTGATCGCGCGGGCCACCGCCGAGTGACGCCCCCGGGCGCCCTGCCCGCATGACGAGAGGCCCGGTCCCCCAGGGGATCGGGCCTCTCCTCGTGCGCGCTCGGATCGCGGCGCTCGGGTCGCCGGCGTCAGCCGAGCTTCGAGTAGCGGATGCCGGACGCGTGGTACCCGCGGCGGGCGTAGAAGCGCGTGACGTTGTCGCGCGCGGCCGCCGACGTCGCGAGGAAGCGCGTGGCGCCGTGCTCGCGCGCCCACGCCTCGTAGTGGCGGATGAGGTCGGAGCCGATGCCGCCGGCCTGCCTGCCTGCGCGGACGACGAGGATGATCAGCTGCGCGATGGGCTCGTCGTCGGCGAGCCCCCACATGAGGTGGCCGCCCGCGAGCCCGGCGATCTCGCCCGCCTCGTCGCGCACCACCCACGTCTCGTGGCCGGCGGCGGCGGTCATCCGCGACAGCCGCGCCGCGACGCGCTCCTCGTCGACCTCGTAGTCGAGCAGCCGAAGCAGCTCGACGATGACGGTCAGGTCGGACGGGGAGGGCGTCCCGAGGGACTCGATGGCGTTGGTCACATGCCGAGATTACCGGCCGCGCCGACGCGCACCGGTCAGTGGGTGGCCTGGATGGCCCGGAGCTTCTGCATGACCTGCGTCCGGAGGTCCTCCGGCGCGGCCTCCGTGCACGCGCGGCGCACGGTGTCGCGGAGGACGACGCCGACGCGGTGCTCGCGCGCGCAGTCGGGGCAGTTCGCCATGTGCTCGCGGATGTCGGCGGCGTCCGCCTTGTCGAGCTCGTGGTGCAGGTACTCCTCGAGATCCTTCTTGGCCTTGTCGCAGCCGCAGTCGCTCATTTGGTCGCTCCAGTGAGGTGCGCGGTGGAGATGCCCCGCTCGCGCGCGTAGTCGGAAAGGAGGCCCCGCAGCATCCGGCGGCCGCGGTGCAGGCGGCTCATGACGGTTCCCACGGGGGTCTTCATGATGTCGGCGATCTCCTGGTAGGAGAAGCCCTCGACGTCCGCGAAGTACACGGCCATCCGGAAGTCCTCCGGGATGGACTGCAGCGCGTCCTTGACGGTGCTGTCCGGGAGGTGGTCGATCGCCTCGGCCTCGGCGGAGCGCGTGGTGGTCGCGGTGGCGGAGGTGGCGCCGCCGAGCTGCCAGTCCTCGAGCTCGTCGATGGTGCCGTTGTACGGATCCCGCTGCTTCTTGCGGTAGTTGTTGATGAAGGTGTTCGTGAGGATCCGGTACAGCCAGGCCTTGAGGTTCGTGCCCTGCTTGAACTGGTGGAAGGCCGTGTAGGCCTTCACGAAGGTCTCCTGCACGAGGTCCTGGGCGTCGGCGGGGTTGCGCGTCATGCGCAGGCCCGCGGCGTACAGCTGGTCGATGAACGGGAGCGCCTGCTCCTCGAAGAGCTCGCGGTTGTCGCCGGGCTGGGCCGCACGCGGCTCCTCGGCCTCGGCGCGCTCCGCCTCCTGCTGGTCCGCGGCCTCCTCGGTGGAGAGCACGACGGCCTCCACGAGCTCCGCGGGCGCGGCCGACGCGACGGGGGCGTCGGCCCCGGCGGTGGGGGCCTGCGCGTCGTGACTGGTGTTCCCTGAATTGGCCATCAAGGCAGATTCTACGGCGCGCACGAGCTCGGCGGACGGGGCCGCCGGTGCTGTCCTCGTGATCACGGGTGTCCTTCCCGGCCCGGGATCCGGGCCTGCCGGACGCGTGCCCGGTACTCTGGTGAACCCATGGAGATCTTCAGGTATTCCGGTCCCACCTTCAGCCCGTACGACGACGACCGGACGACCCAGCCGGTGCCGACCGACGACGGCCCGTGGGTCGCGCCGATCGCCGAGGGTCCGCTGGACGCGACCGTGCCGCTCCCCGGATCCAAGAGCCTCACGAACCGCGAGCTCGTGCTCTCCGCCCTCGCCGACTCCCCCTCCATCCTCCGGAGGCCGCTGCGCTCCCGGGACACGCGCCTCATGGTCGAGGCGCTGCGGTCCCTCGGCACCGTGATCGAGGAGGTCGAGGGCGACGGCGCCTTCGGGCCCGACCTCCGGATCACGCCGGCCGAGCTGGCGGGCGGCATCACGATCGAGTGCGGCCTCGCGGGCACCGTCATGCGCTTCCTGCCGCCCGTCGCCGCGCTCGCGCTCGGCCCGGTCTCGTTCGACGGCGACCCGAGCGCCCGCCGGCGGCCCATGTCGGGCACCATCGAGGCGCTCCGCGCGCTCGGCGTCGACGTCAACGACGACGGCCGCAGCGCCCTCCCCTTCAGCCTCTACGGCACGGGCGAGGTGCCGGGCGGCGAGATCGCCATCGACGCGTCCGCGTCCAGCCAGTTCGTCTCCGGCCTCCTGCTCGCCGCGCCGCGGTTCGCCCGGGGGCTGCGGCTCCGGCACACGGGCGCGAGCCTGCCGAGCATGCCGCACATCGAGATGACCATCCGCACGCTGGCGGATCGGGGCGTCGTCGTGGAGAGCCCGGAGCCCGGCCTCTGGATCGTGCCGGCGACGCCCATCGCCGGCCGCGAGGTGCGCATCGAGCCCGACCTCTCCAACGCCGCGCCGTTCCTCTGCGCCGCGATCGTCGCCGGCGGCCGCGTCGCCGTCCCGGGCTGGCCCGCGGAGACGACCCAGGTGGGCGCCGACCTCGCGCACCTGCTGCCGAGGTTCGGCGCGATCGTCACGCGCGAGGGCGACGCCCTCGTCGTCGACGGGGGCCCCGGGCTCCGGGCGGGCGGGCGGATCCCCGGGGTCGACCTCGACCTCAGCACGGGCGGGGAGCTCGCTCCCGCTCTCGTCGCGCTCGCCGCCCTCGCCGACGGGCCGAGCCGCATCACGGGGATCGGGCACCTCCGGGGCCACGAGACCGACCGCCTGGCCGCGCTGGCGGCGGAGATCACCGCGCTCGGCGGATCCGTCACCGAGCTGCCGGACGGGCTCGCGATCGAGCCGGCCCCCCTGCACGGCGGCCCGTGGCGCGCCTACGAGGACCACCGCATGGCGACCGCCGGGGCCATCATCGGGCTCGCCGTGCCGGGCGTCGAGATCGACGACATCGGGACCACGGCGAAGACGCTGCCCGAGTTCCCGGAGCTCTGGATCGGCGCCCTCCTCGGGCGCGCGCCCCGCGCCGCCGTCGACCCGCTCGCCCTCGGCGGCCTCACCGGCCCCGGCGCGCCCGGCGGCCTCGGCGGGCTCCTGTGAGCTGGCTCGCGGATCCCGAGGAGGACGACGGCGTCTGGGACGCCTACGACGAGTCCTCCGTGCGGGTGCGCCCGAACCCCAAGGGCAACAAGCCGCGCAGCAA
The nucleotide sequence above comes from Clavibacter sp. B3I6. Encoded proteins:
- a CDS encoding sigma-70 family RNA polymerase sigma factor, translating into MANSGNTSHDAQAPTAGADAPVASAAPAELVEAVVLSTEEAADQQEAERAEAEEPRAAQPGDNRELFEEQALPFIDQLYAAGLRMTRNPADAQDLVQETFVKAYTAFHQFKQGTNLKAWLYRILTNTFINNYRKKQRDPYNGTIDELEDWQLGGATSATATTTRSAEAEAIDHLPDSTVKDALQSIPEDFRMAVYFADVEGFSYQEIADIMKTPVGTVMSRLHRGRRMLRGLLSDYARERGISTAHLTGATK
- a CDS encoding GNAT family N-acetyltransferase, whose protein sequence is MTNAIESLGTPSPSDLTVIVELLRLLDYEVDEERVAARLSRMTAAAGHETWVVRDEAGEIAGLAGGHLMWGLADDEPIAQLIILVVRAGRQAGGIGSDLIRHYEAWAREHGATRFLATSAAARDNVTRFYARRGYHASGIRYSKLG
- the aroA gene encoding 3-phosphoshikimate 1-carboxyvinyltransferase; its protein translation is MEIFRYSGPTFSPYDDDRTTQPVPTDDGPWVAPIAEGPLDATVPLPGSKSLTNRELVLSALADSPSILRRPLRSRDTRLMVEALRSLGTVIEEVEGDGAFGPDLRITPAELAGGITIECGLAGTVMRFLPPVAALALGPVSFDGDPSARRRPMSGTIEALRALGVDVNDDGRSALPFSLYGTGEVPGGEIAIDASASSQFVSGLLLAAPRFARGLRLRHTGASLPSMPHIEMTIRTLADRGVVVESPEPGLWIVPATPIAGREVRIEPDLSNAAPFLCAAIVAGGRVAVPGWPAETTQVGADLAHLLPRFGAIVTREGDALVVDGGPGLRAGGRIPGVDLDLSTGGELAPALVALAALADGPSRITGIGHLRGHETDRLAALAAEITALGGSVTELPDGLAIEPAPLHGGPWRAYEDHRMATAGAIIGLAVPGVEIDDIGTTAKTLPEFPELWIGALLGRAPRAAVDPLALGGLTGPGAPGGLGGLL
- the rsrA gene encoding mycothiol system anti-sigma-R factor, whose translation is MSDCGCDKAKKDLEEYLHHELDKADAADIREHMANCPDCAREHRVGVVLRDTVRRACTEAAPEDLRTQVMQKLRAIQATH
- a CDS encoding multifunctional oxoglutarate decarboxylase/oxoglutarate dehydrogenase thiamine pyrophosphate-binding subunit/dihydrolipoyllysine-residue succinyltransferase subunit; protein product: MSSQVTGTGTDDGSTGDFGANEWLVDEMYERFVVDKDSVDRSWWPILENYHSTVIEGREETPATGDQTAEPQIPESDETSAPAATNTGTPAPTPAPASAGQPDAAAQQPAAGGQPAARTTSIAPKQQPIPAQAPAKAPAKKGAEPTPPGEDEVTPLRGMAKSLATNMDASLTIPTATSVRTIPAKLMIDNRIVINNHLTRARGGKVSFTHLIGWALIQALKEFPSQNVHYDEVDGKPSVVSPAHINLGIAIDMPKPDGTRALLVPSIKGAEAMTFGEFLVAYEDLVRKARGNKLAAGDFAGTTISLTNPGGIGTVHSVPRLMKGQGAIIGAGALEYPAEFQGSSPKTLVELGIGKTITLTSTYDHRVIQGAGSGEFLKIVHERLIGQHGFYEDIFAALRIPYDPIQWATDINVDLSERVSKTSRVQELINSYRVRGHLMADCDPLEYQQRTHPDLEITNHGLTFWDLDREFVTDGFGGRRQALLREILGILRDSYCRTIGIEYMHIQQPDERRWIQGKVEQPYAKPTHDEQMRILSKLNESEAFETFLQTKYVGQKRFSLEGGESTISLLDTLLQGAADHGLDEVAIGMAHRGRLNVLTNIAGKSYGQIFREFEGTQDPRTVQGSGDVKYHLGTEGTFRGVHGEEMPVYLAANPSHLEAVNGVLEGIVRAKQDRKPIGTYSVLPILVHGDASMAGQGVVFETLQLSQLRAYRTGGTVHIVINNQVGFTTPPSESRSSVYSTDVAKSIQAPIFHVNGDDPEAVARVAHLAFEFRQEFKKDVVIDLVCYRRRGHNEGDDPSMTQPLMYNLIEAKRSVRKLYTEALVGRGDITQEEYDGAQKDFQDRLERAFAETHAAQTSSIPIQTDDDGAVSDLERPDSQQDDGHGEPETTGVSESVIQAIGDAHDNPPQGFSVHPKLQALMRKRLEMSRSGSIDWAFGELLAIGSLLLENTPVRLAGQDSRRGTFVQRHAVLHDRDNGQEWLPLANLSDRQARFWIYDTLLSEYAAMGFEYGYSVERPDALVLWEAQFGDFANGAQIVIDEFISSAEQKWGQRSSVVLLLPHGYEGQGPDHSSARIERFLQLCAEQNMTVARPSTPASYFHLLRRQAYSRPRRPLVVFTPKAMLRLRGATSDVEAFTSGRFEPVIDDVRIQDRGAVRRVLLHSGKVHYDLLGELEKRQDSSVALVRLEQFYPFPEEQVRRVVASYPDAEVVWVQDEPENQGAWPFVHVELSRVLPDRPVRVVSRPAAASPAAGSSKRHATEQADLIARATAE